Below is a window of Desulfurococcus amylolyticus Z-533 DNA.
CCCTAGTTCTTTAACTAGCCTCACCGCTAGATAGGATTTAATAACTGGCATTATCTTCCTGTTTAACACCATGCAGAAAGCCTTCAAACTCACCACCTATAACCATGTTATTTAAATGCGACCAGGATATTAAAATAATTAGTTGTTCTTCACCTAGCCCGGGATTCATTATACTGGATAAAAACTCTAAGAGGTTTTACTTAGGATGCTGGATTCCAGGTCCATTATATAGTCTTCTTTAACGTGTCCATCCAGGAATTCCACACCTTCCAGGCTTAATAGCTTCTTCTTCACATGGCTACCTCCTAGTGAAAAACCACCTATTCCTCCATCACTATAAACGACCCTATGACAGGGGATGATAACCGGGTGTTTATTAATGGAGAGGCAGTAAGCTACTACCCGGGGATGTATCTTGAGTAGCCTAGCTATACTCGAGTATGATGTTGTTTTACCGGGGGGTATGAT
It encodes the following:
- a CDS encoding MGMT family protein, translating into MIVIEIKGREVTAYKASMRDICEAVYTLTMIIPPGKTTSYSSIARLLKIHPRVVAYCLSINKHPVIIPCHRVVYSDGGIGGFSLGGSHVKKKLLSLEGVEFLDGHVKEDYIMDLESSILSKTS